The window GAGTGCAGGCGCCGTTGTCCGCGTGCTGCTTGACCTGCTGTTCGGTGATGCCGAAGCAACTGCACACGTACACGCCGTTCACCTCCCGCCGGGATCGGTTCAGTGGTGCCGCCCCGAATCTCGGTGAGGCAAACCTAACCTTACTCACCGCATGAATGCCGGAAAAGTGGGAGGGGCGCGGATTTCGTGTGATCCGCGCCCCACTTCACGTGCACGCGCCCGCGACGGGCGGGTGCCTCACTGGTCCCGGTACATCTCCGCGACCAGGAACGCCAGGTCCAGGGACTGGCTGCGGTTCAGACGCGGGTCGCAGGCGGTCTCGTAGCGCTGGTGCAGGTCGTCGACGAAGATCTCGTCGCCGCCGCCGACGCACTCGGTGACGTCGTCGCCGGTCAGCTCCACATGGATGCCGCCGGGGTGCGTGCCGAGCCCCTTGTGCACCTCGAAGAAGCCCTTGACCTCGTCGAGCACGTCGTCGAAGCGGCGGGTCTTGTGACCGGAGGCCGCCTCGAAGGTGTTGCCGTGCATCGGGTCGGTCACCCAGGCCACCACCGCGCCCGAGGCCGTGACCTTCTCCACCAGCTCCGGGAGCCGGTCACGGATCTTGTCGGCGCCCATGCGGACGATGAACGTCAGCCGGCCCGGCTCCCGCTCGGGGTCGAGGCGGTCGATGTACCGCAGCGCCTCCTCGGGTGTGGTCGTCGGGCCGAGCTTGATGCCGATCGGGTTGCGGATGCGCGAGGCGAACTCGATGTGCGCGTGGTCCAGCTGCCGGGTGCGCTCGCCGACCCACACCATGTGCCCGGAGACGTCGTACAAGTGCCCGGTGCGCGAGTCGACGCGGGTCAGCGCCGACTCGTAGTCGAGCAGCAGCGCCTCGTGCGAGGAGAAGAACTCGACGGTCTTGAACTCCTCCGGGTCCGTGCCGCAGGCACGCATGAAGTTGAGCGCGTTGTCGATCTCGCGCGCGAGCTGCTCATAGCGCTGGCCGGACGGGGAGGACTTCACGAAGTCCTGGTTCCAGGCGTGCACCTGGCGCAGGTCGGCGTAGCCGCCGGTGGTGAAGGCGCGCACCAGGTTCAGCGTGGAGGCGGACGTGTGGTACATCCGCTTCAGGCGCTCGGGGTCCGGGATGCGGGCGGCCTCGGTGAACTCGAAGCCGTTGACCGAGTCGCCGCGGTAGGTCGGCAGGGTCACGCCGTCGCGGGTCTCGGTCGGCTTGGAGCGCGGCTTGGAGTACTGGCCGGCGATCCGGCCGACCTTCACCACCGGCACCGAGGCGGCGTACGTCAGCACGGCGCCCATCTGGAGCAGGGTCTTGAGCTTGTTGCGGATCTGGTCGGCGGACACGGCATCGAACGCCTCGGCGCAGTCGCCGCCCTGGAGGAGGAACGCCTCTCCCTTGGCGACGGCCGCCATCCGGGCGCGCAGCTGGTCGCACTCGCCCGCGAAGACGAGCGGCGGATACGACTCGAGGTCCGCGATCACTGCGCGCAGAGCCTCGGGGTCGGGGTACTCGGGCTGCTGCGCCGCGGGCAGGTCTCGCCAGGTGTTGCCAGCGCTCGCGCTGGTCTTAGCGTTCACGGTCACCCCACCAAGATTACGGGGTCGCCCGTCGGGCCCCCTCCTCCGTTCAGCCAATGAGACGGACGGCGCCCGGTCGGGAATGTCCCTCCCCGGAATTGTTCAGGCGCCGGCGCCGACGTCGAGCTGGTCGCGGTCGATGTTGAT of the Streptomyces sp. NBC_01788 genome contains:
- a CDS encoding class II 3-deoxy-7-phosphoheptulonate synthase, which produces MTVNAKTSASAGNTWRDLPAAQQPEYPDPEALRAVIADLESYPPLVFAGECDQLRARMAAVAKGEAFLLQGGDCAEAFDAVSADQIRNKLKTLLQMGAVLTYAASVPVVKVGRIAGQYSKPRSKPTETRDGVTLPTYRGDSVNGFEFTEAARIPDPERLKRMYHTSASTLNLVRAFTTGGYADLRQVHAWNQDFVKSSPSGQRYEQLAREIDNALNFMRACGTDPEEFKTVEFFSSHEALLLDYESALTRVDSRTGHLYDVSGHMVWVGERTRQLDHAHIEFASRIRNPIGIKLGPTTTPEEALRYIDRLDPEREPGRLTFIVRMGADKIRDRLPELVEKVTASGAVVAWVTDPMHGNTFEAASGHKTRRFDDVLDEVKGFFEVHKGLGTHPGGIHVELTGDDVTECVGGGDEIFVDDLHQRYETACDPRLNRSQSLDLAFLVAEMYRDQ